The window TCTCCGCGACGGCCCGGGAGGGCCCGTTGGCCACGTCGGCCCGCCACTCCACGCGTCCGGCGCCGAGCTCGGTGAACGCCCAGCGGGCGGCGGCGCCGACGGCCTCGGTCATGTAGCCGCGGCCCCGGTGCTCCTTCGCCGTCCAGTAGCCGATCTCGAAGACGGCCTCGCCGCGCGGGTGCACGCCCAGGGCCGCCACCAGCGGACCCTCGGCCCCGAGCCGGATCACGAAGCTGTACGCGGTGTCCTCGCGCCAGCCGGCCGGCACGATCTCGTTCACCCAGCTGTGCGCGTGCGCGCGCTCGTAGGGGGAGGGGACCTCGGTCCACCGCTGGATCTCCGGGTCCTGGGCGGCGGCGTACACCTCGTCCTCGTCGGAGGGGGCGAACGGTCTCAGCACGAGGCGCTCTGTGGTCAGTGTGGTGGGCTCCATGAACGGATTCTGCTGCCGTCGCGGTGTCCGGGGCGAACACTTTTCGGGAATCCCCCCGGGCGGTGCGGCACCTTCGGCGGCCCCCGTACGTTCTCAATCCGGGCACCCGTGCCCTCACGGGAACGGCGGACCTCCCGACGTGGCCACGTCCTCGCTTACGATGGCCGTTGCGGTGGGGCCCACCTGCCGTGCCCGTGTACGTACAGTGCCCAGGCCCGACCGGCAAGGAGACAAACCTCGGTGTCCGTCTTCAACAAGCTCATGCGTGCAGGCGAAGGCAAGATCCTGCGCAAACTGCACCGCATCGCGGACCAGGTCAACTCCATCGAAGAGGACTTCGTCAACCTCTCCGACGCCGAGTTGCGGGCGCTCACGGACGAGTACAAGCAGCGTTTCCAGGACGGCGAGAGCCTGGACGACCTGCTGCCCGAGGCCTTCGCGACCACGCGCGAGGCCGCCAAGCGCGTCCTCGGCCAGCGTCACTACGACGTCCAGATCATGGGCGGCGCGGCGCTGCACCTCGGCTACGTCGCCGAGATGAAGACCGGTGAGGGCAAGACCCTCGTCGGCACCCTGCCCGCGTACCTGAACGCGCTGTCCGGCAAGGGCGTCCACCTGATCACGGTGAACGACTACCTCGCCGAGCGCGACTCCGAGCTGATGGGCCGGGTGCACAAGTTCCTCGGCCTGGAGGTCGGCTGCATCCTCGCGAACATGTCGCCGGCGCAGCGCCGCGAGCAGTACAGCTGCGACATCACCTACGGCACGAACAACGAGTTCGGCTTCGACTACCTGCGCGACAACATGGCCTGGTCGCAGGACGAGCTCGTCCAGCGCGGCCACAACTTCGCCGTGGTCGACGAGGTCGACTCGATCCTGGTCGACGAGGCCCGTACCCCGCTGATCATCTCCGGCCCCGCCGATCAGGCCACGAAGTGGTACGGCGACTTCGCGAAGCTGGTGACCCGCCTGACCAAGGGCGAGGCCGGCCAGCCGCTGAAGGGCATCGAGGAGACCGGCGACTACGAGGTCGACGAGAAGAAGCGCACCGTCGCCATCCACGAGACCGGTGTCGCCAAGGTCGAGGACTGGCTCGGCATCGAAAACCTCTACGAGTCGGTGAACACCCCGCTCGTCGGTTACCTCAACAACGCGATCAAGGCCAAGGAGCTCTTCAAGGCCGACAAGGACTACGTCGTCATCGACGGCGAAGTCATGATCGTCGACGAGCACACCGGCCGTATCCTCGCCGGCCGCCGCTACAACGAGGGCATGCACCAGGCGATCGAGGCGAAGGAAGGGGTGGACATCAAGGACGAGAACCAGACCCTCGCCACGATCACCCTGCAGAACTTCTTCCGCCTCTACTCGAAGCTGTCGGGCATGACCGGTACGGCCATGACCGAGGCCGCCGAGTTCCACCAGATCTACAAGCTCGGCGTCGTCCCGATCCCGACCAACCGCGACATGGTCCGCAAGGACCAGCCGGACCTGATCTACCGGACCGAGGTCGCGAAGTTCGCCGCCGTCGTCGACGACATCGCGGAGAAGCACGAGAAGGGCCAGCCGATCCTCGTCGGTACGACGTCGGTCGAGAAGTCCGAGTACCTCTCCCAGCAGCTCTCCAAGCGCGGCATCCCGCACGAGGTGCTCAACGCCAAGCAGCACGACCGTGAGGCGACGATCGTCGCCCAGGCCGGCCGCCGCGGCGCGGTCACCGTCGCCACGAACATGGCCGGCCGCGGTACCGACATCAAGCTCGGCGGCAACCCGGACGACCTCGCCGAGGCCGAGCTGCGCCAGCAGGGCCTGGACCCGGAGGAGCACATCGAGGAGTGGGCGCACGCCCTCCCCGCGGCGCTCACCCGGGCCGAGGCCGCGGTGAAGACGGAGTTCGAGGAGGTCAAGGACCTCGGCGGGCTGTACGTGCTGGGCACCGAGCGCCACGAGTCGCGGCGTATCGACAACCAGCTGCGCGGCCGCTCCGGCCGACAGGGCGACCCGGGCGAGTCCCGCTTCTACCTGTCGCTGGGCGACGACCTGATGCGCCTGTTCAAGGCGCAGATGGTCGAGCGCGTCATGGCGATGGCCAACGTCCCCGACGACGTGCCGATCGAGAACAAGATGGTGACGCGCGCGATCGCGTCCGCCCAGTCGCAGGTCGAGACCCAGAACTTCGAGACGCGCAAGAACGTCCTGAAGTACGACGAGGTCCTCAACAGCCAGCGCGAGGTCATCTACGGCGAGCGCCGCCGCGTCCTGGAGGGCGAGGACCTCCAGGAGCAGGTCCGCTTCATGATGGACGACACGATCGACGCGTACATCGCGGCCGAGACGGTCGAGGGCTTCGCCGAGGAGTGGGACCTGGAGCGGCTGTGGAACGCCTTCCGGCAGCTCTACCCGGTGAAGGTCACCATCGAGGAGCTCGAAGAGGCCGCGGGTGACCGTGCGGGCATCACCGCCGAGTTCATCGCGGAGTCCGTCAAGGACGACATCCACGAGCAGTACGAGACGCGTGAGAAGACGCTCGGCTCCGAGATCATGCGTGAGCTGGAGCGGCGCGTGGTCCTGTCGGTGCTCGACCGCAAGTGGCGCGAGCACCTGTACGAGATGGACTACCTGCAGGAGGGCATCGGCCTGCGGGCGATGGCCCAGAAGGACCCGCTGGTCGAGTACCAGCGCGAGGGCTTCGACATGTTCAACGCCATGCAGGACGGCATCAAGGAGGAGTCCGTCGGCTACCTGTTCAACCTGGAGGTCCAGGTCGAGCAGCAGGTCGAGGAGGTTCTGGTGCAGGATGCGGCGCCGTCCCTGACGAAGGCGCCGGCCGCGGCGGGCGCGGGTGCGCGGCCGGAGATCCGGGCGAAGGGGCTGGACGCTCCGCAGCGTCCGGACCGGCTGCACTTCTCGGCTCCTACGGTCGACGGGGAGGGCGGCGTGGTCGAGGGCGACTTCGAGAGCGATGTCGCCTCCGGCGAGGGGGACGGGATGACGCGGGCCGAGCGGCGCAAGGCGCAGAAGGCTGCCGGCGGGCGTCGCCGTAAGAAGTAGCCCCGCTGGGGCTGGGCGTTTGCTGTCGGCCGGGGCCGGACACCGTGGGTGGTGTCCGGCCCCGGCCGTGTTTTTGTGCGTGCCGTGCGTGGTGCGTGCGTGGCGGGTGGGGTGCGGCGCCGTTGCGGGGGCGC of the Streptomyces sp. NBC_01294 genome contains:
- the secA gene encoding preprotein translocase subunit SecA, with the translated sequence MSVFNKLMRAGEGKILRKLHRIADQVNSIEEDFVNLSDAELRALTDEYKQRFQDGESLDDLLPEAFATTREAAKRVLGQRHYDVQIMGGAALHLGYVAEMKTGEGKTLVGTLPAYLNALSGKGVHLITVNDYLAERDSELMGRVHKFLGLEVGCILANMSPAQRREQYSCDITYGTNNEFGFDYLRDNMAWSQDELVQRGHNFAVVDEVDSILVDEARTPLIISGPADQATKWYGDFAKLVTRLTKGEAGQPLKGIEETGDYEVDEKKRTVAIHETGVAKVEDWLGIENLYESVNTPLVGYLNNAIKAKELFKADKDYVVIDGEVMIVDEHTGRILAGRRYNEGMHQAIEAKEGVDIKDENQTLATITLQNFFRLYSKLSGMTGTAMTEAAEFHQIYKLGVVPIPTNRDMVRKDQPDLIYRTEVAKFAAVVDDIAEKHEKGQPILVGTTSVEKSEYLSQQLSKRGIPHEVLNAKQHDREATIVAQAGRRGAVTVATNMAGRGTDIKLGGNPDDLAEAELRQQGLDPEEHIEEWAHALPAALTRAEAAVKTEFEEVKDLGGLYVLGTERHESRRIDNQLRGRSGRQGDPGESRFYLSLGDDLMRLFKAQMVERVMAMANVPDDVPIENKMVTRAIASAQSQVETQNFETRKNVLKYDEVLNSQREVIYGERRRVLEGEDLQEQVRFMMDDTIDAYIAAETVEGFAEEWDLERLWNAFRQLYPVKVTIEELEEAAGDRAGITAEFIAESVKDDIHEQYETREKTLGSEIMRELERRVVLSVLDRKWREHLYEMDYLQEGIGLRAMAQKDPLVEYQREGFDMFNAMQDGIKEESVGYLFNLEVQVEQQVEEVLVQDAAPSLTKAPAAAGAGARPEIRAKGLDAPQRPDRLHFSAPTVDGEGGVVEGDFESDVASGEGDGMTRAERRKAQKAAGGRRRKK
- a CDS encoding GNAT family N-acetyltransferase; the protein is MEPTTLTTERLVLRPFAPSDEDEVYAAAQDPEIQRWTEVPSPYERAHAHSWVNEIVPAGWREDTAYSFVIRLGAEGPLVAALGVHPRGEAVFEIGYWTAKEHRGRGYMTEAVGAAARWAFTELGAGRVEWRADVANGPSRAVAEKAGFRIEGILRAGITHRGTLRDCRVGSLLASDLGLPSRLPYLPAVSGAS